In Primulina huaijiensis isolate GDHJ02 chromosome 6, ASM1229523v2, whole genome shotgun sequence, a single window of DNA contains:
- the LOC140978284 gene encoding ESCRT-related protein CHMP1B: MGNTEKLMQQIMDLKFTSKSLQRQARKCEKEEKTEKLKVKKAIEKGNIDGARIYAENSIRKRNEQMNYLRLASRLDAVVSRLDTQAKMQTISKSMGSIVKSLESSLSTGNLQKMSETMDQFERQFVNMEVQAEFMESSMSGSTSLSTPETEVNSLMQQVADDYGLEVSVGLPQPAAHAVAVKNSEKVDEDDLSRRLAELKARG; the protein is encoded by the coding sequence ATGGGTAACACGGAGAAGCTGATGCAGCAGATCATGGATCTGAAATTCACCTCGAAAAGTCTCCAACGCCAGGCCCGAAAGTGTGAAAAGGAGGAAAAAACCGAGAAATTGAAGGTCAAAAAGGCGATCGAGAAAGGCAACATTGATGGCGCTCGTATCTACGCCGAGAATTCGATCCGCAAGCGTAACGAGCAGATGAATTATCTCCGCCTTGCCTCGCGCCTAGACGCTGTCGTCTCACGCCTGGACACACAAGCCAAGATGCAAACCATAAGTAAATCCATGGGCAGTATCGTGAAATCGCTGGAATCGTCCCTTTCGACAGGGAACTTACAGAAAATGTCTGAGACCATGGATCAATTCGAGCGACAGTTTGTGAACATGGAAGTGCAGGCGGAGTTTATGGAGAGCTCTATGTCGGGAAGCACGTCTCTCTCTACACCTGAAACCGAGGTCAATAGCTTGATGCAACAAGTGGCTGATGATTATGGGCTTGAAGTGTCTGTTGGCCTGCCTCAGCCTGCAGCCCACGCCGTGGCTGTGAAGAATAGTGAAAAGGTGGATGAAGATGATCTCTCCAGGCGTTTGGCTGAGCTCAAGGCACGCGGGTGA
- the LOC140978285 gene encoding uncharacterized protein At1g51745-like: MGGSGIGPSEGIDPSVGGLVWVRRRNGSWWPGRILGSDEVPENSLSMPRLGTPVKLLGREDASVDWYNLERSKRVKAFRCGEYDDCIEKAKAVASHPSKKDAKYARREDAIIHALELESARLGKEHPHFSDRPDTCGEHPRVDESPSSFHTNRESNDYIDGNLSSCDLLVLDLSCSTEESEDSIQEESRTGLSFVKSDLVDVAKEGARRWRTPNDSEDDGTEGARRMKGLEDLGLGMGSSLKRKRSLVDHVHEFLKKKNRRRALTKVLESTPRLPVRVYASSSPNESCFLGALDCRVSGLESYELKKNHSLVINKSGSMTVSCENGISLNTSKHFNNTSVICKLKENEAGCITLENDSLEGLFHVPLVTQGFSKIVSADSQKARIGAAAESSQSRQVEKPSLGDEVHNESGSTSTGAAYIHYISQSIDKGASQWQLKGKRNSRSRKMDADIEAVAGVDGDSFLVGSNRKADFNRLCGTLMTESYSCNSNNMPPAETQVEISHRWSWSTWKDSSARGSTPELMVPQRSLPYRQSRFMLNPKYDTPEFSLRHHISSSGLYDVPVEAKGSYRPQCVPYISLMSRLNGRPVIGHPLAIEKLNGGMYNDQIRMVKCHGRSWELDTSDYRDVDMVYGKRPRGIAMSKRNHLQARSSPTKSPRSRQNALLSKKIRKLSSLTSSRRGKEKRQPVVEKLKCPCIACIPLNVVFSRIMTAMNSST; this comes from the exons ATGGGTGGTTCTGGCATTGGCCCCAGCGAGGGCATTGACCCATCAGTTGGTGGGTTGGTTTGGGTTAGACGGAGGAATGGGTCGTGGTGGCCTGGCCGAATTCTAGGTTCGGATGAGGTACCTGAGAATTCTTTGTCGATGCCAAGACTGGGGACCCCTGTAAAACTTCTTGGGAGGGAGGATGCAAGTGT GGACTGGTATAATCTTGAGAGATCAAAAAGAGTTAAAGCTTTTCGCTGTGGGGAGTATGATGATTGCATTGAGAAAGCTAAGGCTGTTGCATCTCATCCGTCTAAAAAAGATGCCAAATATGCTCGAAGAGAAGATGCCATCATTCACGCTCTTGAGCTTGAAAGTGCTCGTCTTGGAAAAGAGCATCCACACTTCTCTGACAGACCAGATACATGTGGGGAGCATCCTCGTGTTGATGAATCACCTTCTTCATTTCATACTAATCGGGAAAGCAATGATTATATTGATGGAAATTTGAGTAGTTGTGATCTATTAGTATTAGATTTGAGTTGTTCGACTGAAGAAAGTGAAGATTCCATCCAAGAGGAATCCCGGACTGGTTTATCATTTGTGAAATCAGATCTTGTGGATGTAGCTAAGGAAGGAGCTAGGCGGTGGAGAACTCCAAATGATTCGGAGGATGATGGAACAGAAGGTGCAAGACGTATGAAAGGACTTGAGGACCTAGGATTAGGCATGGGGTCATCTTTGAAAAGGAAAAGATCTCTGGTAGATCATGTTCATGAattcttgaagaaaaaaaatcgcCGCCGTGCTTTGACAAAAGTTTTGGAGAGTACTCCAAGGTTGCCTGTCCGTGTTTATGCATCATCCTCTCCAAATGAATCATGCTTTCTGGGAGCATTGGACTGTAGGGTTTCAGGATTAGAATCTTACGAATTGAAGAAAAACCACTCATTAGTTATTAATAAATCAGGCAGTATGACAGTTTCATGTGAGAATGGAATATCATTAAACACATCTAAGCATTTTAACAATACTTCAGTTATATGCAAACTGAAGGAGAACGAAGCTGGCTGTATAACCCTGGAGAATGATTCTCTGGAAGGATTGTTTCATGTGCCCCTTGTCACTCAAG GCTTCTCCAAAATTGTTTCTGCGGACTCACAGAAGGCAAGGATTGGTGCGGCAGCAGAATCTAGCCAAAGTCGTCAGGTAGAAAAACCATCTTTGGGGGACGAAGTGCACAATGAATCTGGTTCTACCAGCACAGGTGCTGCTTATATTCATTATATCAGCCAGAGCATAGATAAAGGTGCCTCTCAATGGCAGTTGAAAGGGAAGAGAAACTCTAGGTCAAGGAAAATGGATGCAGATATTGAGGCTGTTGCGGGTGTTGACGGTGACAGCTTTTTAGTTGGTTCTAATAGAAAAGCAGATTTTAACCGTCTCTGTGGCACTCTCATGACAGAAAGCTACAGTTGTAATTCAAATAACATGCCTCCAGCAGAAACACAAGTCGAAATCTCTCATAGGTGGAGTTGGAGCACCTGGAAAGATTCTAGTGCTAGGGGATCAACTCCTGAGCTGATGGTTCCTCAAAGGTCACTTCCCTATCGTCAGTCGCGTTTCATGCTTAACCCAAAGTACGACACCCCAGAGTTTTCTCTTAGACACCATATTTCCAGTTCTGGCTTGTATGACGTGCCTGTAGAGGCAAAAGGTAGCTACCGGCCTCAGTGTGTTCCTTATATTTCTCTCATGAGCAGGCTAAATGGCAGGCCTGTTATAGGCCATCCGCTTGCAATCGAGAAGCTAAATGGTGGTATGTATAATGATCAAATTAGGATGGTCAAATGTCACGGCAGAAGCTGGGAGTTGGACACATCTGATTATCGTGATGTAGATATGGTTTATGGGAAGAGGCCACGTGGAATAGCCATGAGTAAACGTAACCATTTACAGGCTCGCAGCTCACCGACGAAATCTCCAAGGTCGAGGCAAAATGCGCTCTTGTCAAAGAAGATTAGAAAGTTGTCTTCCCTGACCAGTTCTCGGAGAGGCAAAGAAAAGAGACAACCGGTAGTTGAAAAACTGAAGTGCCCTTGTATAGCTTGTATCCCTTTGAACGTAGTTTTCAGTAGAATCATGACGGCCATGAATAGCTCGACATGA
- the LOC140979418 gene encoding uncharacterized protein, with protein sequence MAYVVRPNSLSSSQAPYAQRLTNDPVTYKTAQSTVTCTYQAHIAGFWRNVVVLWSKNLMNHSITISIDSVERDHNYECKIDLKPWHFWAKKGYKTFEVDGNEIEAYWDLRSAKFSGGPEPCSDFYVALVSEEEVVLLLGDYKKKAYKRTKSRPALVDAMLFFKKEHVFGKKSFSTRARFDHKKREHDIVVESSTSSGLRDPEMWISIDGIVLVHIKNLQWKFRGNQTVVVNKQPVQVFWDVHSWLFCAPGSSYGLIIFKPGAPEAESDAEENSWCDDASDCSANSRYYSTQSYSKASHFCLFLYAWKIE encoded by the coding sequence ATGGCGTACGTCGTGAGGCCAAATTCTTTGTCCTCGTCGCAAGCACCCTATGCTCAAAGATTAACAAACGATCCTGTAACGTATAAAACCGCACAAAGTACTGTAACGTGCACGTATCAGGCACATATAGCCGGTTTCTGGCGAAACGTGGTCGTTCTATGGAGCAAGAATCTGATGAATCACTCGATAACCATATCTATCGATAGCGTGGAGCGTGATCACAACTACGAGTGCAAGATCGATCTAAAACCTTGGCATTTTTGGGCCAAGAAAGGGTACAAAACATTTGAAGTTGATGGCAATGAGATTGAAGCATATTGGGATTTAAGATCAGCAAAATTTTCAGGCGGTCCAGAGCCCTGCAGTGATTTCTACGTGGCCTTAGTTTCCGAGGAAGAAGTTGTGTTACTACTAGGTGATTACAAGAAAAAGGCTTACAAAAGGACAAAGTCCAGACCAGCCCTTGTTGATGCCATGTTGTTTTTCAAGAAAGAACATGTCTTTGGCAAGAAATCCTTCTCCACCAGAGCAAGATTTGACCACAAGAAACGTGAGCACGACATAGTCGTGGAGAGCTCGACTTCTTCCGGGCTCAGAGACCCCGAAATGTGGATTAGTATTGATGGGATTGTGCTTGTACACATCAAGAATCTGCAGTGGAAGTTTCGGGGGAATCAGACTGTGGTGGTGAATAAGCAGCCGGTTCAAGTGTTTTGGGACGTCCATTCGTGGTTGTTTTGTGCACCGGGGTCAAGTTACGGGTTGATCATATTCAAGCCCGGTGCACCGGAGGCAGAGAGTGATGCAGAGGAGAACAGTTGGTGTGATGATGCTAGTGATTGTAGTGCAAATAGCAGGTATTATTCAACACAGAGTTACTCAAAGGCATCGCACTTCTGCCTTTTTCTCTATGCTTGGAAGATCGAGTGA